In a single window of the Paramisgurnus dabryanus chromosome 23, PD_genome_1.1, whole genome shotgun sequence genome:
- the LOC135780938 gene encoding histone H3: protein MARTKQTARKSTGGKAPRKQLATKAARKSAPATGGVKKPHRYRPGTVALREIRRYQKSTELLIRKLPFQRLVREIAQDFKTDLRFQSSAVMALQESSEAYLVGLFEDTNLCAIHAKRVTIMPKDIQLARRIRGERA, encoded by the coding sequence ATGGCAAGAACAAAGCAGACCGCTCGTAAATCCACCGGAGGCAAAGCGCCCAGGAAGCAGCTCGCTACTAAAGCTGCCCGTAAGAGCGCCCCAGCCACCGGCGGTGTGAAGAAGCCTCATCGTTACAGGCCCGGTACCGTAGCGCTGAGAGAAATCCGCCGCTATCAGAAGTCTACTGAGCTGCTGATCCGTAAGCTGCCTTTCCAGCGTCTGGTGAGAGAAATCGCCCAGGACTTCAAGACTGATCTGCGCTTCCAGAGTTCCGCCGTCATGGCCCTGCAGGAGTCCAGCGAAGCTTATTTGGTCGGCCTGTTTGAGGACACAAATCTGTGCGCCATCCACGCCAAGAGGGTCACCATCATGCCCAAAGACATCC